TTGATTTTTATTAGTCTATATATTAAGTATAAATTTGCATAAAGTCCGGAAGTGTTTGAAAATAATAAATATGGTCTCACAGGAATAATTATAATGATGTTGATGGTTATGTCATCGTCAGATATTTCATTTTCGTCAGACATCAAACTTAATGAATCATCCAAAAAAGAATTCTTCAAACCGGTAGTTGAAAAGCTTACAGAGCGTGGAGTTGCAACCGAGTTTATTGATAAAATCATTGAATATGAAAATACTGAATTTAGCGACAGATTTGTAAAAATTAATGTTACTGGTTACCTGAACAAGGCAGATTATTCAAGTCATTATAATAAAACTTCAGTAAATAAAACTAAGCAATTCCTAAAAAGCAATATAAACTTATTAGAATTAGCAGAAATCAAGTACAATGTACCGAAGGAAGTTATTGCTTCGGTTCTGTGGGTTGAAACTCGTCACGGAAGCTACCTTGGTAACAGCCACGTAGCAAGTGTTTACTTAAGTACTGCAATGTGTTCGGAGCCACAATATATCGAGATGAACATTAAAAATCTGCACGATAAATTCAAAGGTAGCAAAGATGAGCTTGCACAGCTCGAAACAAGAATTTATGAGCGCTCTGAAAAAAAATCCAACTGGGCAATTGACCAGCTTGTGGCACTTGAAAAAATCGAAAAAATTTCTCCTGTCCATCCTTTGGATTTGAAGGGTTCGTGGGCAGGAGCTTTTGGAATATCTCAATTTATTCCTACCAGCTACGTTTCGTGGGCTGTTGATGGCGACGGTGATGGTGAGATAAATTTATACCACCTTCCTGATGCAATTTTTTCTGTCGCAAATTATTTAAAATCTAATGGTTGGGGAATTTCTGAAGAGGAAATGCGTGCAGCAGTCTTTCATTATAATAATTCATCCGCATATGTTGATGCTGTCCTCAAACTTGCTGATTTCATTACCGATAAACCCCCGCAGTCGGAAAATCAAGGTTCATTGCCTTACTTAGAAAGACATGATAGAGCTACTGCCGGAAATGAATAAAATTTCTTTTTTTTTCATTTAATAAATAAGTTTTATCTTCGTTTACACTATTAAGTGAATTGGAATATAATAAAAGTTCTTAAATTATAATTTTAATGTTACGAAACCCTCGTTTTAAAACATTATAATATCTTAATTTTTTTTATTAATTTTTTTTCCTATTTTTGTTATTGGAAAAATTATTTTTATTAAAAAAATAGAATTGACTGATTTATAAACTATTCATTAAAGTGTTATGAGTAAATTTAACCCGTTTAACTCAACAATCTTCAATAAAATAGTGATGGCAGCAACCGGCGCGATTCTCGTGCTGTTTCTGATTGGTCACTGTGTCGGCAATTTGCAGATATTCCTTGGGCAGGATGTATTCAATACTTACGCCCATTTTCTGCAATCAACCGGCGAACTTTTGTGGATTGTTCGGCTTGTATTACTTGCAAGCATATTGCTGCATGTAGTAACTTCATTAAAATTGAAGTCTCTCAACAACTCGGCAAAACCCGAGGGCTACCGCGTAAAGAGCTATGTAAAATCAACTCTTTATTCCCGCTCTATGATTTACAGCGGAATCGTAATTTTCCTTCTTGCTGTTTATCATTTGCTTCATTTCACTGCTCAGGTAACTAATCCTGAGTATGCGGAGTTTGAACAATCTTATGGTCCTAAACTTAAAACTGAAGCCCTCATTGAAATGAATGGCGAAATTGTTCCTGTAAGTGCAGGCGATGGTATTTTCCAGCGCCATGATGCTTACAAAATGGTAATCGCCGGTTTCAACAAGTGGTATATTTCAGTAGTTTATATTTTATTTGTATTCTTTGTTGGATTGCATCTGGCTCATGCAGTTCAGAGTATGTTCCAGACTCTTGGCTGGAATGGTCCCCGACTCTCACCGATTCTCACAACTTTGAGCAAAGTAATCGGCTGGGGATTATTTTTAGGATTCAGCTCCGTTCCTGTAGCTGTATGGATTTTTGGATTAGGTAAAGGAGTATTAGGCGTATGAAATTAGAATCAAAAGCCCCAACGGGACCAATTGAAAAGTCATGGGACAAGCACAGATTTGACATGAAACTTATTAATCCTGCAAACAAACGTAAATTTAAGGTATTGGTTGTGGGTACAGGACTTGCCGGAGCATCTGCCGCTGCTACTATGGCTGAACTCGGCTATAATGTGGAAGCATTCACTTATCATGACAGCGCCCGCAGAGCTCACAGTATTGCTGCTCAGGGCGGTATAAATGCTGCTAAAAATTATCAGAATGATGGCGACAGTATCTGGCGTTTATTCTATGATACTGTAAAAGGTGGCGACTTCAGAGCAAGAGAGGCAAATGTTTATCGTTTGGCACAAGTCAGTACAAATATTATTGACCAATGTGTTGCTCAGGGCGTACCTTTTGCACGTGAATACGGTGGAACACTTGCTAACCGTTCATTTGGCGGGGCGCAGGTATCAAGAACTTTTTATGCAAGAGGGCAGACAGGTCAGCAGTTATTGCTGGGAGCTTATTCAGCACTTATGAGAATGGTCGGACAGAATAAAGTCAAAATGCACGTTCGCAAAGAAATGCTTGATGTTGTTTTAGTAAATGGTCAGGCGCGTGGTATCATCACACGTGATTTGACAACCGGAAAAGTTGAATCTCACGTTGGCGATGCAGTCGTTCTTGCTACAGGCGGTTACGGTAACGTGTTTTTCCTATCTACAAATGCTCAGGCTTGTAATGTTACATCTACTTACCGTGCTTATAAAAAAGGTGCAGCTTTTGCTAATCCTTGTTATACACAGATTCACCCGACTTGTATTCCTGTAAGCGGTGATTATCAGTCAAAATTGACACTTATGAGTGAATCTCTTCGTAATGACGGCAGAATTTGGGTTCCAAAAGCTGTTGGTGATAAGCGACGCCCTGAAGACATTCCCGAAAATGAAAGAGATTATTACTTAGAAAGAAAATACCCAAGCTTCGGGAATTTATCTCCGCGCGATATTTCTTCACGTGCTGCTAAGCAGGTTTGTGATGAAGGTCGCGGTGTTGGAGCTTCCGGTTATGGCGTTTATCTTGATTTTGCTGATGCAATCCAGCGTCTTGGTAAGAGCGCAATTGAAGAGCGTTATGGTAATTTATTTGAAATGTATGAACGCATTACCGGTGATAATCCATATCAGACACCTATGCGTATTTATCCCGCTTCTCACTATACAATGGGTGGCTTATGGGTGGATTACAATTTGATGAGTACAATTCCGGGATTGCACGTAATTGGTGAGGCGAACTTCTCTGACCATGGTGCAAACCGCCTCGGCGCAAGTGCATTGATGCAGGGATTGGCTGATGGATATTTCGTAATTCCTTATACAATCGGGCATTATTTTGCATCTAACAATATTGACAAATCTGTTGATATTTCACATCCCGAATTTAAGAAAGCAGAAGAGGATGCACATTCAAGAATTAACAAACTTCTTTCAATCAAAGGAAAACGTACACCTACATCTTTCCATCGTGAAATGGGTAAACTTGTTTGGGATAAAGCAGGTATGGCTCGTAATGAACAGGGTCTGAAAGAAGCACTTGAAAAATTGCCGGGTATAAGAGAAGAATTCTGGCAGAATGTTAATGTTGTTGGTGAGAATGAAGATTACAATATCGCACTTGAAAAAGCTCTCAGAGTTGCGGACTTCCTTGAATTTTCAGAATTGCTTGTTTGGGATGCTTTAGAGCGTGACGAATCATCAGGTGCTCACTTCCGCGAAGAACATCAGACTGAGGACGGCGAAGCAAAACGTAATGACGAGGACTTTGCTCACGTTGCTGCTTGGGAATTCAAAGGGGTTGATACCAAACCTGTCAGACATATCGAACCGCTTGTATTTGAAAATGTTAAGTTAACAGTCAGGAGTTATAAATAATGAAATTGACATTAAATGTTTGGAGACAAAAAAATAAAGATGCGAAAGGCGACTTTGTTAAGTATGATGTAAACGACGTTAACGAACACATGTCCTTTCTCGAGATGCTCGACGTACTGAATGAAGACCTTATTACAAAAGGTCAGGACCCCGTAGCTTTTGACCACGACTGCCGCGAAGGTATCTGTGGTTGCTGCTCGCTTACTATCAACGGAAGACCACACGGCGAGGAGCAGGCAACAACTACCTGCCAGCTCCACATGAGAAAGTTCAATGACGGACAGACTATTTACATAGAGCCGTTCAGAGCAAAAGCTTTTCCGGTTGTGAAAGACCTTGTAGTTGACCGTTCCGCACTTGACCGCATTCAAGCCGCAGGTGGATATGTAGGAGTTGGTACCGGACACGCACCCGATGCCAATGCTCTACCTGTACCAAAGGAAAAAGCTGATTTATCTATGGATGCCGCCCAGTGTATCGGTTGTGGTGCCTGTGTTGCCGCTTGTCCTAATGGTGCTGCAATGCTCTTTACTGGTGCAAAAGTAAGCCAGTATGCCCTTCTTCCGCAGGGACAGGCAGAACGTAAGAAACGTGCTTTAGCTATGGTAGAGCAAATGGATAAAGAAGGTTTTGGCGCCTGCACAAATCACTATGAGTGCGAAGCGGCATGCCCCAAGAGTATATCTGTTAACTTCATAGCTATGCTCAATCGTGAGTATATGAGTGCCTCTATTTTTGGCAAGAAGTAATTTGTGATTTTATAAAAATTCCGGCTGTCGCTGTTTGTGTGGCAGCCGGTATTTTTTTAAATTATCAATAATTTCTGAGGTATAGTCTTATTGCTGACGAATCTGATGCTGGAAAATAATTGATATTTCTCCCAATAACCGGGTCTTTTTTGGGAATAGTATATTCTGTTATCCTGTCATTCCCTTTTTGACTGCTCCACCATTCATATCGGTAATTAATCAAAGGATAATAATCATTTATTTTTGTACCATATAATTCAATAGCTAATTCTATTTTGTTATTTTCATAATAATAAACGCTATATGGTATATCATGTAATTCAAGCTCAATCGAACGACTAAAATATGGAGGTCCGACTCCATAGCTTCCTTCATATTTGTACGAATATAGTTTCTTTATAAACCTGTATTTACTATCAAATGCTAAATTAAGCTTAACTTGGCCACTACCAATATAAATTGAATAGGAATTATCAATTATTCCGTTTGGGAAGTTACTAAAATGAATGTAATGGCTAAACTCATAAGGTCGTTCCGTGTCTTTGTCCCGATTTAATAAAACCGGAACTTTATGAATAGTTCTGTAAAAGTTGATAAATGTAAGTATATCAAAATCAATAATAGGATGTACAATCCTCAATTTTTTCAGGAGTTCGATTTTCTGACCTTTATAAATGACAAATACCGGATAATTACCCGTAATAAATACAGATGTCAGAACTTCAAGTTGTCCATTGTTCAAAGTAACAATTTCGCATTTTGAACTCCCGATAAGTACAGAATCAATGATATGCTTCTCAAAATTTACTCCGTGTAAGTATATTGTATTTAATGGTTTATCAATGTCCAAGTACAAAGTATCAGGTTTGAAATAAATACTCTTTTCGTTAGGTGGCACATCATCGCCGTATAGTACATAAATCTTCTTTTCTAAAGTAATTAATCCACTTGGGAAATAAAAATCTATATCGTGAAAGCCAGCTCTGATAGCCATTATCGACAAGAAAAGTAAAGTATCACTTGTTTGAAATTCAAACTTTGTATTGTCAATTAATATGGAATCAGGCGTGTGCTTTTGAAAATTAATTCCGTAGAATGTTATTAAGTGATTTGAATTTAGATCACTTAGTATGAGGGTATCGGGATTGAAACGGATATTATCTGATGTTGGTTCTAAATCGGGGTTCTTAACTACCTTCACTGGTGAATCGTCACAACCTATTGCTGTGATTAGCAAAAACAATATAAAAAATTGATATAATCTTTTCATGATATACCACCACATTTATTTACAATATTCAAAAATATGTAATTTTTGATTAATTTCAAAATGTTTTAATTAAAAAGTAAATATAAATACAAAAAGCAAATTCACAAAAAAATTGAAGTACCTGTATTTGATTTTGGTCTTTGTTTATATTAAAATTCCGCCTGTCGCTATTTTGGTGCAGCCGGAATTTTTTTTTATCAAATTTAAGTAGCACTCAAAATCAAAAATTATTTTAAATTTTCTAATAATATTTCCGATTAATGTATGTTCCTCTGATTAATATTGTAACTAAAATTATTATTTATTATAAAAAAGCCACTCCAAAATCATCTTCAGAGCGGCTTATTTCATTTTTCATCAGAATAATTAAATTCCGATTGCTAAATCATTCACGTTACTTTTTCTTCTTTTTGTCAGTCTTTTTATCCGATTTTTTCTTACCAGATTTCTTTTCTGCTTTAGCTTTTTTCTCTGCCTTTTTAGCGTCCTTCTTCGAAGGTTTTCCGCTTACTTGCATATCCCTTATAGCTGCACGTGCTGCTGCAAGGCGGGCAATAGGCACTCTGAAAGGTGAGCAAGATACATAATTAAGTCCGAGTGAATGGCAGAATTCCACAGAAGCAGGGTCGCCACCATGCTCACCACAGATACCGAGTTTGATACCCGGACGAGTATCCTGACCCTCTCTTACAGCGTGATGCATAAGAAATCCTACACCTGTTCTGTCTATTGAAACAAAGGGGTCAACATTGTAGATTTCTCTTGATACATACTCAGGCAGGAATTTACCTGCATCATCGCGGCTCAAGCCAAGAGTAGTCTGGGTTAAGTCGTTTGTACCGAATGAGAAGAATTCAGCTACTTCAGCAATTTCACCGGCAGTGATAGCACCGCGCGGAATTTCAATCATTGTACCTACCAAATAATCAAATTTGCAATTGTTTTCCTGCATTACAGCTTCAGCAGTCTTACGAACGATTTGTTCCTGGTGGCGTAATTCTTTCACATGTCCTACAAGAGGAATCATCACTTCAGGAAGAACAGATTTACCTTCTTTTAATACATTTACAGTTGCTTCGAAAATTGCACGTGCCTGCATTTCTGTAATTTCAGGGAAAATCAAACCAAGACGACATCCGCGGAAACCAAGCATAGGATTAAATTCGTGCAATGCTTCAACTCTTTCTTTAACAGCTTTAGCAGTAACACCAAGCTCTTTTGCAACTTCTTTCTGACCGGCATCATCGTGTGGCAAAAATTCGTGAAGTGGAGGGTCAATTGTACGAATTGTAACAGGTTTGCCGTCCATTGCAAGGAAAATACCTTCAAAATCTTCTCTCTGAAGTGGAAGAAGTTTCGAAAGAGCAAGTCTGCGTGCTTCAACATTTTCAGCAAGAATCATTTCACGCATCGGCTGGATTTTACCATCACCGAAGAACATGTGTTCAGTACGGCAAAGACCAATACCTTCTGCACCAAATGAAATTGCATTTGAACTTTGGTCCGGTTGGTCAGCATTAGTACGGACTTTCAAAGTACGGAACTGGTCAGCCCAATCCATAATTTGTTTATAAATCTGATAAGTAGGAGCATCTTTCGGGTCAAGAGTACCGGAAATTAACACTTCAATTACTTCACTTGGTTTAGTCGGAATGTTACCATTGATTACTTCACCTGTTGAGCCGTCAATAGAGATATAATCGCCTTCTTTAACAACTACATCTTTGCCTTCAACTTTGAACTGGCGCGTTTTGTAGTCAATCTGTAAAGCACCGCAACCGGCTACACAAACTTTACCCATCTGGCGTGCTACAAGTGCAGCGTGTGAAGTCATACCGCCACGAGCTGTGAGGATACCTTCAGATGCATTCATACCAGCTATATCTTCAGGTGAAGTTTCGATACGAACCAAAATTACGTCATCACCTTTTGCTTTCCATGCCACAGCATCTTCAGCATTGAATACAACTTTACCGCTTGCAGCACCGGGACCTGCATTAAGCCCTTTTGTGAGTAAAGCACCATTTTTGAGAGCTTCGCCTTTTGCATTGAGGTCAAAAATTGGTCTCAATAGTTGATTTAATTGGTCAGGTTCGATTCTCATTAATGCTTCCTGTGGTTTAATCAAACCTTCATTAACCATATCAACAGCGATTTTCATTGCAGCAAATGCAGTACGCTTACCTACGCGGCATTGAAGCATGTAGAGTTTTTTGTCCTGAATTGTAAATTCGACATCAAGCATATCACGATAGTGCTGCTCTAAGATTTCACGAATTTCCATCAAGCCGTTATATGATTTTTCATCAATATCTTTAAGTTCAATAATCGGATAAGGAGTGCGTGTACCGGCTACAACGTCCTCACCCTGAGCATTCATCAAAAATTCGCCGTAGAAATAATTTTCGCCACTTGCAGCATCACGGGTAAAGGCAACACCCGTACCTGAAGTTTCACCCATATTTCCGAATACCATCGCCTGAATGTTTACTGCTGTACCCCATTCTTCCGGGATATTATTAAGTTTGCGATAAACAATAGCACGTTCATTCAT
This window of the Ignavibacteriota bacterium genome carries:
- a CDS encoding lytic murein transglycosylase, whose amino-acid sequence is MMLMVMSSSDISFSSDIKLNESSKKEFFKPVVEKLTERGVATEFIDKIIEYENTEFSDRFVKINVTGYLNKADYSSHYNKTSVNKTKQFLKSNINLLELAEIKYNVPKEVIASVLWVETRHGSYLGNSHVASVYLSTAMCSEPQYIEMNIKNLHDKFKGSKDELAQLETRIYERSEKKSNWAIDQLVALEKIEKISPVHPLDLKGSWAGAFGISQFIPTSYVSWAVDGDGDGEINLYHLPDAIFSVANYLKSNGWGISEEEMRAAVFHYNNSSAYVDAVLKLADFITDKPPQSENQGSLPYLERHDRATAGNE
- a CDS encoding succinate dehydrogenase cytochrome b subunit gives rise to the protein MSKFNPFNSTIFNKIVMAATGAILVLFLIGHCVGNLQIFLGQDVFNTYAHFLQSTGELLWIVRLVLLASILLHVVTSLKLKSLNNSAKPEGYRVKSYVKSTLYSRSMIYSGIVIFLLAVYHLLHFTAQVTNPEYAEFEQSYGPKLKTEALIEMNGEIVPVSAGDGIFQRHDAYKMVIAGFNKWYISVVYILFVFFVGLHLAHAVQSMFQTLGWNGPRLSPILTTLSKVIGWGLFLGFSSVPVAVWIFGLGKGVLGV
- a CDS encoding fumarate reductase/succinate dehydrogenase flavoprotein subunit, translating into MKLESKAPTGPIEKSWDKHRFDMKLINPANKRKFKVLVVGTGLAGASAAATMAELGYNVEAFTYHDSARRAHSIAAQGGINAAKNYQNDGDSIWRLFYDTVKGGDFRAREANVYRLAQVSTNIIDQCVAQGVPFAREYGGTLANRSFGGAQVSRTFYARGQTGQQLLLGAYSALMRMVGQNKVKMHVRKEMLDVVLVNGQARGIITRDLTTGKVESHVGDAVVLATGGYGNVFFLSTNAQACNVTSTYRAYKKGAAFANPCYTQIHPTCIPVSGDYQSKLTLMSESLRNDGRIWVPKAVGDKRRPEDIPENERDYYLERKYPSFGNLSPRDISSRAAKQVCDEGRGVGASGYGVYLDFADAIQRLGKSAIEERYGNLFEMYERITGDNPYQTPMRIYPASHYTMGGLWVDYNLMSTIPGLHVIGEANFSDHGANRLGASALMQGLADGYFVIPYTIGHYFASNNIDKSVDISHPEFKKAEEDAHSRINKLLSIKGKRTPTSFHREMGKLVWDKAGMARNEQGLKEALEKLPGIREEFWQNVNVVGENEDYNIALEKALRVADFLEFSELLVWDALERDESSGAHFREEHQTEDGEAKRNDEDFAHVAAWEFKGVDTKPVRHIEPLVFENVKLTVRSYK
- a CDS encoding succinate dehydrogenase/fumarate reductase iron-sulfur subunit, which encodes MKLTLNVWRQKNKDAKGDFVKYDVNDVNEHMSFLEMLDVLNEDLITKGQDPVAFDHDCREGICGCCSLTINGRPHGEEQATTTCQLHMRKFNDGQTIYIEPFRAKAFPVVKDLVVDRSALDRIQAAGGYVGVGTGHAPDANALPVPKEKADLSMDAAQCIGCGACVAACPNGAAMLFTGAKVSQYALLPQGQAERKKRALAMVEQMDKEGFGACTNHYECEAACPKSISVNFIAMLNREYMSASIFGKK
- a CDS encoding IPT/TIG domain-containing protein — its product is MKRLYQFFILFLLITAIGCDDSPVKVVKNPDLEPTSDNIRFNPDTLILSDLNSNHLITFYGINFQKHTPDSILIDNTKFEFQTSDTLLFLSIMAIRAGFHDIDFYFPSGLITLEKKIYVLYGDDVPPNEKSIYFKPDTLYLDIDKPLNTIYLHGVNFEKHIIDSVLIGSSKCEIVTLNNGQLEVLTSVFITGNYPVFVIYKGQKIELLKKLRIVHPIIDFDILTFINFYRTIHKVPVLLNRDKDTERPYEFSHYIHFSNFPNGIIDNSYSIYIGSGQVKLNLAFDSKYRFIKKLYSYKYEGSYGVGPPYFSRSIELELHDIPYSVYYYENNKIELAIELYGTKINDYYPLINYRYEWWSSQKGNDRITEYTIPKKDPVIGRNINYFPASDSSAIRLYLRNY
- the ppdK gene encoding pyruvate, phosphate dikinase, encoding MSKDKKVAKKSVDKTKYVYYFGGKKADGTAEMKSLLGGKGANLAEMINMKLPVPPGFTITTEVCTHYYKNGKNYPKSLEEQVKKAIKKVEKEMGAEFGSSTNPLLLSVRSGARASMPGMMDTILNLGLNEAAVQGLIAKSGNERFAYDSYRRFVAMYGDVVMGLKPETKDDIDPFEEILEAKKHARGITLDVDFTAEDLKELVAEYKAAIKKITGQDFPEDPWEQLWGSVGAVFNSWMNERAIVYRKLNNIPEEWGTAVNIQAMVFGNMGETSGTGVAFTRDAASGENYFYGEFLMNAQGEDVVAGTRTPYPIIELKDIDEKSYNGLMEIREILEQHYRDMLDVEFTIQDKKLYMLQCRVGKRTAFAAMKIAVDMVNEGLIKPQEALMRIEPDQLNQLLRPIFDLNAKGEALKNGALLTKGLNAGPGAASGKVVFNAEDAVAWKAKGDDVILVRIETSPEDIAGMNASEGILTARGGMTSHAALVARQMGKVCVAGCGALQIDYKTRQFKVEGKDVVVKEGDYISIDGSTGEVINGNIPTKPSEVIEVLISGTLDPKDAPTYQIYKQIMDWADQFRTLKVRTNADQPDQSSNAISFGAEGIGLCRTEHMFFGDGKIQPMREMILAENVEARRLALSKLLPLQREDFEGIFLAMDGKPVTIRTIDPPLHEFLPHDDAGQKEVAKELGVTAKAVKERVEALHEFNPMLGFRGCRLGLIFPEITEMQARAIFEATVNVLKEGKSVLPEVMIPLVGHVKELRHQEQIVRKTAEAVMQENNCKFDYLVGTMIEIPRGAITAGEIAEVAEFFSFGTNDLTQTTLGLSRDDAGKFLPEYVSREIYNVDPFVSIDRTGVGFLMHHAVREGQDTRPGIKLGICGEHGGDPASVEFCHSLGLNYVSCSPFRVPIARLAAARAAIRDMQVSGKPSKKDAKKAEKKAKAEKKSGKKKSDKKTDKKKKK